The Neochlamydia sp. AcF84 genome has a window encoding:
- the rsmA gene encoding 16S rRNA (adenine(1518)-N(6)/adenine(1519)-N(6))-dimethyltransferase RsmA, producing the protein MPIYRPSELHHFLNNLGVSPKKGLSQNFLIDGNITRKIVAYAAISSHDLVVEIGPGPGCLSEEIIKQGPQLLMIEKDPVMAQALQRLQTEPNRLEIFCEDVLEFPLKEKLLEILQPGQKAIIVGNLPYHLTTPILIQLVRLYPYVSKVVVMVQEEVARRFTAQPGTSEYSSFTVFLNYYSTPRYAFMVRRACFYPIPNVDSAVVTLDLHQPPFVANEDDFFKMTRTAFGQRRKMMRASLKELYCSQAVSQALLQIGCDVKSRPEELSLEDFMHLYQKLTNSV; encoded by the coding sequence ATGCCTATATACCGCCCTAGTGAGCTTCATCATTTCCTAAACAATTTAGGCGTAAGTCCTAAAAAGGGTCTTTCTCAAAATTTTCTTATCGATGGAAACATTACTCGCAAAATTGTGGCTTATGCCGCTATCTCCTCTCATGATCTGGTCGTAGAAATTGGGCCAGGGCCAGGTTGCCTCTCAGAGGAAATAATAAAGCAGGGCCCCCAATTATTGATGATAGAAAAAGATCCTGTAATGGCCCAAGCATTGCAGCGCTTACAAACAGAGCCCAATAGATTGGAAATATTTTGCGAAGATGTATTGGAATTCCCTTTGAAGGAAAAATTATTGGAAATTTTACAACCGGGACAAAAAGCTATCATTGTGGGCAATCTCCCTTACCATTTGACAACCCCTATCTTAATCCAGCTTGTTAGGCTTTACCCTTACGTTTCTAAAGTTGTAGTTATGGTCCAAGAGGAAGTGGCACGCCGATTTACAGCTCAGCCAGGCACAAGCGAATATAGCTCTTTTACCGTTTTCTTAAATTATTATTCTACCCCCCGCTATGCCTTCATGGTACGAAGAGCTTGTTTTTATCCTATCCCTAATGTAGATTCGGCGGTAGTCACTTTAGATTTACATCAGCCGCCCTTTGTGGCCAATGAAGATGATTTCTTTAAAATGACCCGCACAGCTTTTGGGCAAAGACGTAAAATGATGCGCGCTTCATTAAAAGAGCTTTATTGCAGCCAGGCTGTCTCGCAAGCCTTGCTGCAAATTGGATGCGATGTAAAATCACGTCCTGAAGAGCTTTCTTTAGAAGATTTTATGCATTTATATCAAAAACTTACTAATAGCGTTTAG
- a CDS encoding D-alanyl-D-alanine carboxypeptidase family protein: MFLQKWRLGLLLFLGIGSLSAEKLEVSVESEAAILINVTNGAILYEKNAHTLNYPASITKIATTLYALEQKGHHLSEIVSADAESIASISEQAKKKSNYTTPSHWIEYASTHIGIKKGENFTLKELLYGIMVASANDAANVVAQHVAGSVPVFMKGLNGFIKSLGCENTYFTNPHGLHHPKHQTTPYDMALLTREAMKNPIFRELAAAPKFIRPKTNKQESVVILQKNRLLRRGEYYYPQAIGVKTGYTSIARHTLVAAAKRDGRELLAVLMKCKEGGQIYRDAIHLFEAAFNEKQEEMIILEKGPQKYLHSLKGADKPLKTFIKSSLSLKYYPAEKPVVKCYLQWHSLKLPIVKGQQVGEVYLQDRNGQQLQKVALYAEQGVQQTWIGWLKSLFKITKE, translated from the coding sequence ATGTTTTTGCAAAAATGGCGCTTAGGACTTTTACTTTTTTTAGGAATAGGGTCTCTTAGCGCAGAAAAGCTGGAGGTGAGTGTTGAGTCAGAAGCGGCAATTTTAATTAATGTAACTAATGGAGCTATCTTATATGAAAAAAATGCCCATACTCTTAACTATCCTGCTAGCATTACTAAAATAGCCACTACTCTTTATGCTCTTGAGCAAAAAGGCCATCATCTTTCAGAGATTGTAAGCGCAGATGCTGAATCTATTGCTTCGATTTCTGAGCAAGCTAAGAAAAAATCTAATTATACGACTCCTTCTCACTGGATTGAATATGCAAGCACCCATATAGGTATAAAAAAAGGCGAGAATTTTACCTTAAAAGAACTCTTATACGGCATAATGGTGGCTTCAGCCAATGATGCCGCGAATGTAGTGGCTCAGCATGTGGCAGGAAGTGTTCCTGTGTTTATGAAAGGTTTAAACGGATTTATCAAAAGTTTAGGTTGTGAAAATACGTATTTTACTAATCCACATGGATTACATCATCCTAAGCATCAAACTACCCCTTATGATATGGCTCTTCTCACACGTGAGGCCATGAAAAATCCTATCTTTCGTGAACTAGCGGCTGCGCCAAAATTTATTCGCCCCAAAACTAATAAACAAGAATCGGTTGTTATCTTGCAAAAAAATCGTTTATTACGTAGAGGAGAATACTATTATCCTCAGGCAATTGGGGTTAAAACAGGTTATACTTCCATTGCCCGCCATACTTTAGTGGCCGCAGCAAAGAGGGATGGACGTGAATTGCTAGCGGTCTTGATGAAGTGTAAGGAGGGAGGGCAGATTTATCGAGATGCTATCCATCTTTTTGAAGCAGCGTTTAATGAAAAACAAGAGGAAATGATCATCCTTGAGAAGGGACCTCAAAAATACCTCCACTCTTTAAAAGGTGCGGACAAGCCTTTGAAAACTTTTATAAAATCCAGCTTAAGTCTTAAGTACTATCCTGCTGAAAAACCTGTAGTAAAATGTTACCTGCAATGGCATTCATTAAAATTGCCCATTGTTAAAGGCCAACAAGTCGGCGAAGTTTACTTGCAAGATAGGAATGGTCAGCAGCTCCAAAAAGTAGCCCTTTATGCTGAACAGGGGGTCCAACAAACCTGGATAGGATGGTTGAAAAGTCTCTTTAAAATTACAAAGGAATAA